A portion of the Algisphaera agarilytica genome contains these proteins:
- a CDS encoding serine hydrolase domain-containing protein encodes MDALPQTDKLIREGIAQGLHPGAQVCVWRGEECVANAAIGEARPGVAMAPDTMTLWLSSCKPITAIALAQQVEAGVVHLDDPVAEYVEGFEQNGKQDITLQHVLTHTGGFRSVVFRYPGQTWDEAIEAICGARLETGWVLGETAGYHPHSGWNILGKVLEVCTGQTLRDHLREAVLLPLGMNDSYVGLPPEGYDALEPRLAATLNTSGSAPVDQNFHTPEWSTGQRPGGNAFGPAHELARFYRAMLNGGSLDGTSLVTPDTVRHFTARHRRDTMDRTFRAVMDWGLGFMVNNQRHDAANAETHKIATPYNFGPHASDDAFGHCGNQSSAAFADPAHNLAVVVVFNGMPGEPKHQQRMHAVLGAIYEDLNLVG; translated from the coding sequence ATGGATGCACTCCCCCAAACCGACAAACTGATCCGAGAGGGCATCGCCCAGGGACTCCACCCCGGGGCGCAGGTCTGTGTGTGGCGTGGGGAGGAATGTGTCGCCAACGCCGCGATCGGTGAGGCACGCCCCGGCGTGGCGATGGCCCCGGACACGATGACGCTTTGGCTGAGCTCGTGTAAGCCGATCACCGCGATCGCGTTGGCCCAGCAAGTCGAAGCGGGCGTGGTCCATCTCGACGATCCCGTGGCGGAATACGTCGAGGGTTTCGAACAGAACGGCAAGCAGGACATCACGCTCCAACACGTCCTGACCCATACCGGCGGGTTCCGCTCGGTCGTGTTCCGCTACCCCGGACAGACCTGGGACGAGGCGATCGAGGCGATCTGTGGCGCACGCCTCGAGACCGGCTGGGTGCTCGGCGAAACCGCGGGCTACCATCCGCACTCGGGCTGGAACATCTTGGGCAAGGTCCTAGAAGTCTGCACCGGCCAAACCCTCCGCGACCACCTGCGTGAAGCCGTGCTCCTACCCCTGGGTATGAACGACAGCTACGTCGGCCTCCCGCCGGAAGGTTACGACGCCCTCGAACCTCGCCTGGCTGCGACGCTCAACACCTCGGGCTCGGCCCCGGTCGACCAGAACTTCCACACCCCCGAATGGAGCACCGGCCAGCGCCCCGGCGGCAACGCCTTCGGCCCGGCTCACGAACTCGCCCGCTTCTACCGGGCCATGCTCAACGGCGGCTCGCTCGACGGCACCTCACTCGTCACCCCCGACACCGTCCGCCACTTCACCGCTCGACACCGCCGCGACACCATGGACCGCACGTTCCGGGCCGTGATGGATTGGGGGCTGGGTTTCATGGTGAACAACCAGCGGCACGACGCCGCCAACGCCGAGACGCACAAGATCGCCACGCCCTACAACTTCGGCCCCCACGCCTCAGACGACGCCTTCGGCCACTGCGGCAACCAATCGTCCGCCGCATTCGCCGACCCGGCGCACAACCTGGCGGTGGTCGTCGTGTTCAACGGCATGCCCGGCGAGCCGAAGCATCAACAGCGGATGCACGCCGTGCTCGGCGCGATCTATGAAGACCTGAATCTTGTGGGTTGA
- a CDS encoding sulfatase-like hydrolase/transferase — translation MVVLQGACARGEVARPNVVLIYGDDVGYADIGVNGATVIPTPHIDRLASRSLNFTDGHAPSATCTPSRFSMLTGVHAFRQGVRIAPPNASLLIDPDAMTLPRLFQDAGYNTGLVGKWHLGLGDKEAGPQWNGELKPGPIELGFDDVFMMPTTNDRVPCVYVEGHRVVGLDPDDPIHVGKKYEDVDLPGSTQYPTWDKGPVYHSVINGIGRIGYMSGGKSALWDDRTMADVFVKQAKEFLSKQSTEEPFFLYFSSQDIHVPNTPHQRFQGKTKYGVRGDAMVQFDWSVGQIVGELERLGLSDNTIIILTSDNGPTQHDDSYPSTPQVQRYSHRHNKGHDASGPWRGGKYEIYEGGTRIPFMVSWPGVIEPGRSDAMVNQIDFVASFASLLEIELADDQAIDSRDTWDAFAGSDPVGLSLILEEGRSVALRMNQWKYIPAMDPKWGQGFWPEEDQLFNLENDRGEQANLIASEHEKAESMREVLEALRGDQGVRAAVTNFDAN, via the coding sequence ATGGTCGTGCTTCAAGGGGCTTGTGCCCGGGGCGAGGTGGCTCGGCCCAACGTCGTTTTGATCTACGGCGACGACGTGGGGTACGCCGACATCGGCGTCAACGGCGCGACGGTGATTCCGACACCTCACATCGACCGCTTGGCGTCTCGCAGCCTCAACTTCACCGACGGCCACGCGCCGTCGGCCACGTGTACCCCTTCGCGTTTCTCGATGCTGACCGGCGTCCATGCGTTCCGCCAAGGCGTGCGCATCGCTCCGCCCAACGCGTCGCTGCTGATCGATCCGGATGCGATGACCTTGCCCCGTCTGTTTCAGGACGCCGGGTACAACACAGGTCTCGTGGGCAAATGGCACCTCGGGCTCGGCGACAAAGAAGCCGGCCCGCAATGGAATGGCGAACTCAAGCCCGGGCCGATCGAGCTCGGTTTCGATGATGTCTTCATGATGCCCACCACCAACGACCGGGTGCCCTGCGTCTACGTGGAAGGGCACCGCGTGGTCGGCCTCGACCCGGACGACCCGATCCATGTGGGCAAAAAGTACGAGGACGTCGACCTGCCCGGCTCGACGCAGTATCCGACCTGGGACAAGGGGCCGGTCTACCACAGCGTGATCAACGGCATCGGCCGGATCGGCTACATGTCCGGCGGAAAAAGCGCGCTCTGGGACGACCGCACCATGGCTGACGTTTTCGTCAAGCAGGCCAAGGAGTTTCTATCGAAGCAAAGCACCGAAGAGCCGTTCTTCCTTTACTTCTCGTCGCAAGACATCCACGTCCCCAACACGCCTCACCAACGCTTCCAAGGCAAGACCAAGTACGGCGTCCGCGGTGATGCGATGGTGCAGTTCGATTGGTCGGTCGGCCAGATCGTGGGCGAGCTCGAACGCTTGGGCCTCTCCGACAACACGATCATTATCCTGACCAGCGACAACGGCCCGACCCAGCACGACGACAGCTACCCGAGTACGCCGCAGGTGCAGCGTTATTCGCACCGCCACAACAAGGGCCACGACGCCTCGGGCCCGTGGCGTGGCGGCAAGTACGAGATATACGAAGGCGGCACCCGTATCCCGTTCATGGTTTCCTGGCCGGGGGTGATCGAGCCCGGTAGAAGCGATGCGATGGTGAACCAGATCGACTTCGTGGCGTCTTTCGCGTCACTGCTCGAGATCGAGCTGGCCGACGATCAGGCGATCGACAGCCGCGACACATGGGACGCATTCGCGGGCAGTGACCCCGTGGGCTTGTCGCTCATACTCGAGGAAGGCCGGAGCGTGGCGCTGCGGATGAACCAGTGGAAGTACATCCCCGCGATGGACCCGAAGTGGGGGCAAGGTTTTTGGCCCGAAGAGGATCAGCTGTTCAACCTCGAAAACGATCGGGGAGAGCAGGCCAACCTGATCGCCTCGGAGCACGAAAAGGCCGAGTCGATGCGTGAGGTGCTGGAAGCCTTGCGTGGCGACCAGGGGGTGCGTGCGGCGGTGACGAACTTCGACGCGAATTGA
- a CDS encoding MiaB/RimO family radical SAM methylthiotransferase — MPEIPLNQLDAPSETACSTDSTVERADASLEQGGGPSVYLETFGCQMNVLDSQLVTGQLRALGYRFIDDWKSADVVLYNTCSVREVAENKVWSRVGKYGKYQNALAKEGRADEGPSVLGVIGCMAERDGEDMVRKHPQVDLLCGPGELDKVPMLIDNVLKTRIEDRGGLASAQIALQGNTHRRSGTLAAAEDQLELVDLSRSFAPDESLAGGKSAYVRITRGCNKLCTYCVVPHTRGAEVHRPPQHILDECKKLVDAGVREITLLGQTVNHYHYDSVAAVEVNGVLQPQVGTVISPNQGTGGPSPVFNDTTTSFAELLHRIHEEVTGLERLRFVTNFPRDFGNDILQVIRDSPRICRYLHLPVQSGSNRILKLMNRGYKVEHFYDLIDRVREYLPDAELATDIICGFPTETEEDHQQTAELLRRCRFKNSFIFKYSPRPGTTAIDRFEDNVTDAEKKRRNNELLAIQSEVSASIHEGYVGKTVKVFVEQISAKSQKSANAADPAVTLGWQGAQTVTQLSGRTDGDLIVMFDADPSLIGQLVEVEVTSAAALALFGQVKS, encoded by the coding sequence ATGCCCGAAATCCCCCTGAACCAACTCGATGCCCCTTCCGAGACCGCGTGCAGCACCGACTCGACCGTCGAGCGGGCCGACGCCTCGCTGGAACAGGGCGGCGGCCCGTCGGTCTACCTCGAGACCTTCGGCTGCCAGATGAACGTGCTCGACAGCCAGCTCGTCACCGGGCAGCTCCGGGCGCTGGGTTACCGGTTCATCGACGACTGGAAGTCGGCGGATGTGGTGCTCTACAACACCTGCTCGGTCCGCGAGGTCGCGGAGAACAAGGTCTGGTCGCGTGTCGGGAAGTACGGCAAGTATCAGAACGCGCTGGCGAAAGAGGGCCGGGCAGACGAGGGGCCGAGCGTGTTGGGCGTGATTGGCTGCATGGCCGAGCGCGACGGCGAGGACATGGTCCGCAAGCACCCGCAGGTCGACCTGCTCTGCGGGCCCGGCGAGCTCGACAAGGTGCCGATGCTCATCGACAACGTGCTCAAGACCCGCATCGAAGACCGCGGCGGATTGGCCTCGGCGCAGATCGCGCTGCAGGGCAACACCCACCGCCGATCCGGCACGCTCGCCGCGGCGGAAGATCAACTCGAACTGGTCGACCTCTCGCGCAGCTTCGCGCCCGATGAATCGCTTGCCGGGGGCAAGTCGGCGTACGTCCGCATCACGCGCGGCTGCAACAAGCTGTGCACCTACTGCGTCGTCCCGCACACGCGCGGGGCCGAGGTGCACCGTCCGCCGCAGCACATCCTGGATGAGTGCAAGAAGCTCGTTGATGCCGGGGTGCGTGAGATCACACTGCTCGGCCAGACCGTGAACCACTACCACTACGACAGCGTCGCGGCGGTGGAAGTCAACGGCGTCCTGCAGCCACAGGTCGGCACGGTGATCTCGCCCAACCAGGGCACGGGCGGGCCTTCGCCGGTGTTCAACGACACGACCACCAGTTTTGCCGAGCTGCTGCACCGCATCCACGAGGAAGTGACCGGCCTCGAACGGCTGCGTTTCGTCACCAACTTCCCCCGCGACTTCGGCAACGACATCCTTCAGGTCATCCGCGACAGCCCACGTATCTGCCGATACCTGCACCTGCCGGTGCAGTCCGGCAGCAACCGCATCCTCAAGCTCATGAACCGTGGCTACAAGGTCGAACACTTCTACGACCTGATTGACCGGGTGCGCGAATACCTGCCGGACGCGGAACTGGCGACCGACATCATCTGCGGCTTCCCGACCGAGACCGAGGAAGACCACCAGCAGACGGCCGAGCTCTTGCGGCGCTGCCGATTCAAGAACAGCTTCATCTTCAAATACTCGCCGCGTCCGGGCACGACCGCGATCGATCGGTTTGAAGACAACGTGACCGACGCGGAAAAGAAGCGTCGCAACAACGAGCTGCTGGCGATCCAGAGCGAGGTGAGCGCTTCGATCCACGAGGGCTACGTCGGCAAGACCGTGAAGGTGTTCGTCGAGCAGATCAGCGCCAAGTCGCAGAAGTCCGCTAACGCGGCCGACCCGGCGGTGACGCTGGGGTGGCAGGGGGCTCAGACGGTGACCCAACTCTCGGGCCGAACCGATGGCGACCTGATCGTCATGTTTGACGCCGACCCCTCGCTCATCGGGCAGCTCGTCGAGGTCGAGGTGACGTCCGCGGCCGCCTTGGCGTTGTTTGGGCAAGTGAAAAGCTAA
- a CDS encoding dipeptidase: MLIFDGHLDIAYNALVHERDPRWSVDETRQRELDPPCDDGRGECTTSFVEMREAGVAVALTTLLGRAKPWVKPGRPHAFRGGDWPTQEMVHAWAHGQLAYYREMERQGEVRILETAPQLRNHWAQWQQAVADGSDTSKLPIGLIITMECADPTVAPDRLYDWHKLGLRTLLLTHFGQGQYAAGNPSEDAGNPHDLDGPITPRGRELLREMVKLGMPLDLTHLSDTSFWDAIEYFPGQVYSSHSNCRAISDQQRQFSDDMIRAVLERDGVLGVALPINMIRLDLIEGPPWTPLKHEVKLEHLADHIDHICQLAGSAEHVALGTDTDGGFGSETCPHGYDRHRDIHVLSEILGQRGYPQSAVTDIFYGNWLRFYQRVLPT; this comes from the coding sequence ATGCTTATTTTCGACGGTCACCTCGACATCGCCTACAACGCTTTGGTACACGAGCGCGACCCGCGTTGGAGCGTGGACGAGACGCGTCAACGTGAACTCGACCCGCCGTGCGACGACGGGCGGGGCGAGTGCACGACCAGTTTTGTCGAGATGCGCGAAGCGGGCGTGGCGGTTGCGCTGACCACTTTGCTTGGCCGTGCCAAGCCGTGGGTGAAGCCCGGCCGGCCCCACGCTTTCCGTGGCGGTGACTGGCCCACGCAAGAGATGGTCCACGCCTGGGCCCACGGGCAACTCGCCTACTACCGCGAGATGGAGCGGCAGGGCGAGGTGCGCATCCTCGAAACAGCGCCGCAGCTCCGTAACCACTGGGCACAATGGCAACAAGCCGTGGCGGATGGAAGCGATACCTCCAAACTGCCCATCGGCCTGATCATCACCATGGAGTGTGCCGACCCGACCGTCGCCCCGGATCGGCTTTACGATTGGCACAAGCTGGGCCTGCGGACGTTATTGCTCACGCACTTCGGGCAGGGGCAGTATGCTGCCGGGAATCCCTCGGAAGACGCCGGCAACCCCCACGACCTCGACGGCCCGATCACGCCGCGCGGGCGCGAACTGCTTCGCGAGATGGTCAAGCTCGGCATGCCGCTTGACCTGACCCACCTCAGCGATACTTCGTTCTGGGACGCGATCGAGTACTTCCCCGGCCAGGTGTATTCCAGCCACAGCAACTGCCGAGCGATCAGCGACCAACAGCGGCAGTTCAGCGACGACATGATCCGCGCGGTCCTCGAGCGTGATGGGGTGTTGGGGGTGGCGCTGCCGATCAACATGATCCGGCTCGATCTGATCGAAGGCCCGCCGTGGACGCCGCTCAAACACGAAGTCAAGCTCGAGCATCTGGCCGACCACATCGATCACATCTGCCAACTCGCGGGGAGTGCCGAGCATGTTGCGTTGGGCACCGACACCGACGGCGGGTTCGGCAGCGAGACCTGCCCCCACGGCTACGACCGCCACCGCGACATCCACGTGTTGTCTGAGATTCTGGGCCAACGGGGATACCCCCAGTCAGCCGTCACGGATATTTTCTACGGCAACTGGCTGCGCTTCTATCAGCGGGTGCTTCCGACGTAA
- a CDS encoding alpha/beta hydrolase — protein MSLIRIPLWHRESARPDLTLYPTESAEPRGAVMVCPGGGYQVLSDHEGWDVAERLAEAGFDAAVLRYRLGPHNHHPAMLHDAQRGLRLMRQRPEIRAEKIAVLGFSAGGHLASSLAVHAERWASDKDDLAGEVSARPDAAVLCYPVIDMAGAHTHEGSRNALLGEDADPAVAEMMSTHLQVNADTPPTFLWHTADDEPVPMQNSLMFATACREAGVPVELHVYESGVHGLGLAPGHPAGAWFDACTAFLDRQFPSQSFTTPS, from the coding sequence ATGTCGTTGATCCGTATCCCGTTGTGGCATCGTGAATCTGCACGCCCCGATTTGACGCTCTACCCCACCGAGTCCGCGGAGCCGCGGGGCGCGGTGATGGTGTGCCCGGGCGGGGGGTATCAGGTCTTGTCGGACCATGAAGGCTGGGACGTGGCGGAGCGTTTGGCCGAGGCGGGGTTCGACGCGGCGGTGCTGCGGTATCGCCTGGGCCCGCACAACCATCACCCGGCGATGCTCCACGACGCCCAGCGCGGGCTGCGGCTGATGCGACAGCGCCCCGAGATCCGCGCGGAGAAAATCGCGGTGCTCGGCTTCTCCGCGGGCGGGCATCTCGCTTCGTCCCTGGCGGTTCACGCCGAGCGATGGGCGTCAGATAAAGACGACCTGGCTGGTGAAGTCTCGGCCCGGCCCGATGCGGCGGTCTTGTGCTATCCGGTGATCGACATGGCCGGTGCCCACACCCACGAGGGCTCCCGCAACGCGCTGCTGGGGGAAGACGCCGACCCCGCGGTGGCCGAGATGATGAGCACGCATCTTCAAGTCAACGCCGACACGCCGCCGACGTTCCTCTGGCATACCGCGGACGACGAACCGGTGCCGATGCAGAACAGCCTGATGTTTGCGACGGCATGCCGTGAGGCGGGCGTCCCGGTGGAACTGCACGTCTACGAGTCGGGCGTCCACGGCCTGGGCCTGGCGCCCGGCCATCCCGCCGGGGCGTGGTTCGACGCTTGCACGGCGTTTCTCGATCGTCAGTTCCCTTCGCAATCGTTCACCACCCCTTCGTGA
- a CDS encoding YqgE/AlgH family protein, with the protein MQNLRGKLLLASPEMGDPNFARSVILIVQHGPDGALGLVLNQPTGAAVGDVLSAMGDDAEVDCGVDEPLYRGGPCDGPLMVLHQDPVHAQELVTDGVYFASEREYVEPALSGAVSPVRFYAGYSGWGAGQLEGELAQSAWSVMDASLDAVFPASGDTPVSDEGVWKSLIRVKTTSELLKGYNPNILPRDPSMN; encoded by the coding sequence ATGCAGAATCTGCGGGGCAAGTTGTTGTTGGCGTCGCCGGAGATGGGAGACCCGAATTTCGCTCGGTCGGTGATCCTGATCGTCCAGCACGGCCCGGACGGTGCGCTGGGGCTGGTCCTCAACCAACCCACGGGTGCGGCGGTCGGCGATGTGCTCAGCGCGATGGGGGACGACGCGGAGGTCGATTGCGGCGTGGACGAGCCGCTGTACCGGGGCGGGCCGTGCGATGGCCCGTTGATGGTGTTGCACCAGGACCCGGTCCACGCGCAGGAATTGGTGACCGATGGTGTGTACTTCGCCAGCGAGCGCGAGTATGTCGAGCCCGCGTTGTCCGGCGCGGTCAGCCCGGTGCGTTTCTACGCGGGCTACTCCGGCTGGGGTGCGGGCCAACTCGAAGGCGAACTCGCCCAGTCGGCCTGGTCGGTGATGGACGCCAGCCTCGACGCGGTGTTCCCCGCCAGCGGCGACACGCCGGTGAGCGATGAGGGCGTCTGGAAATCGCTGATCCGGGTGAAGACGACCAGCGAACTGCTCAAGGGATACAACCCCAACATCCTGCCACGCGACCCGTCGATGAATTGA
- a CDS encoding family 16 glycosylhydrolase, with the protein MRFLILSVVALCCVFGGRPLSAGDAAAESGSTIDLSEWKIVWEDDFDYPDAQLDEKWVSQNGPNGHILSSRWRENAVVEDGILHLVNRKENRGGQEWTSGNIWTKEKFKYGYFECRYRYAEASGTNNSFWLMTLWDQPDPEEGKRFEIDINEGHYPNEVNTNIHNWTDITTLPNGKQTHPSDSKSFTYGTQAGYSLPLEIAVTTRKLRLTFDSLKSHHIHEFRVYGENDRTFPDAMSDSADQDLPGLVNHARDAKVKITSTGDHSENNPTANLVDGKIGSSWINQAGEGEKTLTFEWPEDITIGCIQFVNGWKYKGTWVGMLPNYRIEYHDGNGWNEVSSLDVSEVANFGKNYHVFGLEWDEEKIVFYKDGKEIRREKNEFAYSEAPIWLSLAIIKWDGPVTEAIDGTSMKVDWVRYYQRKE; encoded by the coding sequence ATGCGGTTTTTGATTCTGTCTGTTGTAGCGTTGTGTTGTGTGTTCGGCGGCCGACCCCTATCGGCCGGGGATGCGGCTGCAGAATCGGGCAGCACGATTGATCTGTCTGAATGGAAGATCGTGTGGGAAGACGACTTCGATTACCCCGACGCGCAGCTCGACGAGAAGTGGGTGTCGCAGAACGGCCCGAACGGGCACATCCTCTCCAGCCGGTGGCGGGAGAACGCGGTGGTGGAGGATGGCATCCTGCACCTGGTCAACCGCAAGGAAAACCGCGGCGGGCAGGAGTGGACATCCGGCAACATCTGGACCAAGGAGAAGTTCAAGTACGGCTACTTCGAATGCCGGTACCGCTACGCCGAGGCCTCGGGTACGAACAACTCGTTCTGGCTGATGACCTTGTGGGACCAGCCCGATCCCGAAGAGGGGAAGCGCTTCGAGATCGACATCAACGAAGGTCACTACCCCAACGAGGTCAACACCAACATCCACAACTGGACCGACATCACCACGCTGCCCAACGGCAAGCAGACCCACCCTTCGGACTCCAAGAGCTTCACCTACGGCACCCAGGCGGGGTACTCGCTGCCTTTGGAGATCGCCGTTACCACCCGGAAGCTGCGCCTGACCTTCGATTCACTGAAAAGTCACCACATCCACGAGTTCCGCGTCTACGGCGAGAACGACCGGACCTTCCCCGACGCGATGTCGGACTCGGCCGACCAGGACCTGCCGGGCCTGGTGAATCACGCACGGGACGCCAAAGTGAAGATCACTTCCACCGGCGACCACAGCGAGAACAATCCGACCGCGAATCTGGTGGACGGGAAGATTGGTAGCAGTTGGATCAACCAAGCGGGGGAAGGCGAGAAAACGCTGACCTTTGAATGGCCCGAAGACATCACCATCGGGTGCATCCAGTTCGTCAACGGCTGGAAGTACAAAGGTACGTGGGTGGGCATGCTGCCCAACTACCGGATCGAGTACCACGACGGCAACGGGTGGAACGAGGTGTCTTCGCTGGACGTGAGTGAGGTCGCCAACTTCGGCAAGAACTACCACGTCTTCGGTCTGGAGTGGGACGAAGAGAAAATCGTTTTCTACAAAGACGGCAAGGAAATCCGCCGAGAGAAGAACGAATTTGCCTACAGCGAGGCGCCGATCTGGCTGAGCCTGGCGATCATCAAATGGGACGGCCCGGTGACCGAGGCGATCGACGGCACGAGCATGAAAGTCGATTGGGTGCGTTACTACCAGCGAAAAGAGTAG
- the ispG gene encoding flavodoxin-dependent (E)-4-hydroxy-3-methylbut-2-enyl-diphosphate synthase, with protein MIERRKTRQVQLGDERVGIVKIGGDAPVSVQTMTSGYTYEINSCVAEINRMAAAGADIVRVAVPGKKDTAALKEIIPQVSVPLVADVHFHFGRALESVEAGIHKIRLNPGNINDRKQVEEVIAACKEKKLPIRIGVNEGSIIERKDKQKRLKELGGVFSDNKHGHFLAIMITKLEEYLDIFYENDFYDITISAKSPDPTLVIAAYTEISKRFDHPLHLGVTHAGPKETGTIRSVVPLGHLLAAGIGDTVRISYANDPVYEVEDALEMLYCLGLRERKGVDLIACPTCGRIEVDLFTLVQQVREIMADEIELPIKVAVMGCIVNGPGEAEGADVAVFAGKQRGIIYVQGEKVATVPEAEILTALLEECKKFEARVKAGEASLGEKVVDIVPPDPIGELGSGIEKIAAGQVATLTVEGK; from the coding sequence ATGATTGAGCGACGTAAAACCCGGCAGGTCCAGCTCGGCGACGAACGCGTGGGCATCGTGAAGATCGGTGGCGACGCCCCGGTGTCTGTGCAGACCATGACCTCGGGGTACACCTACGAGATCAATTCCTGCGTGGCCGAGATCAACCGCATGGCCGCGGCCGGGGCCGACATCGTCCGGGTCGCGGTGCCCGGCAAGAAGGACACCGCCGCGCTCAAAGAGATCATCCCGCAGGTCAGCGTGCCGCTGGTCGCAGACGTGCACTTCCACTTCGGCCGGGCCCTCGAATCCGTCGAAGCGGGCATCCACAAGATCCGCCTGAACCCCGGCAACATCAACGACCGCAAGCAGGTCGAAGAGGTCATCGCCGCCTGCAAAGAAAAGAAGCTGCCCATCCGCATCGGCGTGAACGAAGGCTCGATCATCGAACGCAAGGACAAGCAGAAACGCCTCAAAGAGCTCGGCGGCGTCTTCTCCGACAACAAGCACGGCCACTTCCTCGCGATCATGATCACCAAGCTCGAGGAATACCTCGACATCTTCTACGAGAACGATTTCTACGACATCACCATCAGCGCCAAGTCGCCCGACCCGACGCTGGTCATCGCCGCTTACACCGAGATCAGCAAACGCTTCGACCACCCGCTGCACCTGGGCGTGACCCACGCCGGGCCGAAAGAGACCGGCACGATCCGCAGCGTGGTCCCGCTCGGGCACCTGCTCGCGGCGGGCATCGGCGACACGGTGCGCATCAGCTACGCCAACGACCCGGTGTACGAAGTCGAGGACGCGCTGGAGATGCTCTATTGCCTGGGCCTGCGGGAACGCAAAGGGGTGGACCTGATCGCTTGTCCCACATGTGGGAGGATCGAGGTGGACTTGTTCACCCTCGTTCAGCAGGTCCGTGAGATCATGGCGGACGAAATCGAGTTGCCGATCAAGGTCGCGGTGATGGGCTGCATCGTCAACGGTCCCGGCGAGGCCGAGGGGGCGGATGTCGCGGTCTTTGCGGGCAAGCAGCGAGGAATCATCTATGTCCAAGGCGAAAAAGTCGCGACGGTGCCCGAGGCCGAGATCCTCACCGCCTTGCTCGAAGAGTGCAAGAAGTTCGAGGCCCGGGTGAAGGCTGGAGAGGCGAGCCTGGGCGAAAAGGTTGTCGATATCGTCCCGCCGGACCCCATCGGGGAGCTGGGCAGCGGGATCGAAAAGATCGCGGCGGGCCAGGTCGCCACGCTGACGGTCGAAGGAAAATAG
- a CDS encoding type I phosphomannose isomerase catalytic subunit, with protein MTKTPMYPLLFTPVYKEKVWGGRTLENLGRSLPTPEAMVGESWELVDLATTSVSGGGGGSERSVITNGPLAGQTLAQVIADHGSDVLGNLPLSDDGGFPILLKYLDANENLSVQVHPSPAYAEAHDDAFLKSESWYIVSTEPGAVIYKGIKEGVTPEQLRAAIETNTDEAVVPLMIEVPVKPGDCHYVPSGTCHALGAGILVAEVQTPSDTTYRVYDWGRTGRELHVDQAIECIHFGPPDVSSYELFTALPSKSDGATVERLVVCEFFTIDKVTAVAGFEDVAGENQPTVWMVLDGSGELTCDGAEPVPFGPGDTVLLPPGMTGGRVSVTSDAQWLEVGFPQAAASQLA; from the coding sequence ATGACTAAGACGCCTATGTACCCGCTTTTGTTCACCCCCGTTTACAAAGAAAAAGTCTGGGGCGGACGCACCCTCGAAAACCTGGGCCGCAGCCTTCCCACCCCGGAGGCCATGGTGGGCGAATCGTGGGAGCTGGTCGACCTCGCCACGACCTCGGTCTCCGGCGGCGGCGGCGGGTCCGAGCGGTCGGTCATCACCAACGGCCCCCTCGCCGGGCAAACGCTCGCCCAGGTGATCGCCGATCACGGAAGCGACGTCCTGGGCAACCTGCCGCTCTCGGACGACGGCGGGTTCCCGATCCTGCTCAAGTATCTGGACGCCAACGAAAACCTCTCGGTCCAGGTCCACCCCTCGCCCGCCTACGCCGAGGCGCACGACGACGCGTTTCTCAAGAGCGAGTCGTGGTACATCGTCTCGACCGAGCCGGGCGCGGTCATTTACAAAGGCATCAAGGAAGGCGTCACGCCCGAGCAACTCCGCGCCGCCATCGAAACCAACACCGACGAAGCGGTCGTCCCGCTGATGATCGAAGTCCCGGTGAAACCCGGCGACTGCCACTACGTCCCCTCGGGCACCTGCCACGCTTTGGGCGCGGGCATCCTCGTCGCCGAGGTGCAGACGCCTAGCGACACGACCTACCGCGTGTACGACTGGGGACGTACCGGCCGTGAGCTGCACGTGGATCAAGCCATCGAGTGCATCCACTTCGGCCCGCCGGACGTGAGTTCCTACGAACTGTTCACCGCCCTACCGTCGAAGTCCGACGGCGCGACGGTCGAGCGTCTGGTCGTCTGCGAGTTCTTCACCATCGACAAAGTCACCGCGGTCGCTGGCTTCGAAGACGTCGCGGGCGAGAACCAACCCACGGTCTGGATGGTGCTGGATGGAAGCGGCGAACTGACCTGCGACGGCGCCGAACCCGTGCCCTTCGGCCCGGGCGACACGGTCCTGCTGCCCCCCGGCATGACCGGCGGCAGGGTGAGCGTAACCAGCGATGCGCAGTGGCTGGAAGTCGGCTTCCCCCAAGCGGCCGCCAGCCAGCTTGCGTAG